In one Brevibacillus composti genomic region, the following are encoded:
- the speD gene encoding adenosylmethionine decarboxylase: MSLTLEQRITLHGFNNLTKTLSFNMYDICYTETREERQAYLDYIDEQYNAERLTAILKAVSEIIGAHVLNIAKQDYVPQGASVTLLVSEGPVVEVPNESFEESPGPLPESVVMQLDKSHITVHTYPEYHPDEGISTFRADIDVSTCGEISPLKALNYLIHSFDTDIMTIDYRVRGFTRNIYGHKLFIDHEISSIQNYIPEEVKELYQMIDVNVYPENIFHTKCKLRAFDLNNYLFGRTKEELSPERQEEITRRLVTEMDEIFYGKNMTMSGTGEALRELI, encoded by the coding sequence CTGACACTGGAGCAGCGAATAACCCTGCACGGCTTCAATAACCTGACGAAGACCTTGAGCTTCAATATGTACGACATCTGCTACACCGAGACCAGAGAGGAGAGGCAAGCCTATCTGGACTACATCGACGAGCAGTACAACGCAGAGCGGCTGACCGCGATTTTGAAGGCCGTCTCCGAGATTATCGGCGCACATGTCCTGAATATTGCCAAGCAGGACTACGTCCCGCAGGGGGCGAGCGTCACTCTGCTGGTGTCCGAGGGGCCGGTCGTGGAGGTTCCGAACGAGTCTTTCGAAGAGTCGCCAGGACCGCTGCCCGAATCGGTGGTCATGCAGCTGGACAAGAGCCACATCACCGTCCACACCTACCCGGAGTACCATCCGGATGAGGGGATCAGCACGTTTCGCGCAGATATTGACGTCTCTACCTGCGGAGAGATCTCGCCGCTCAAAGCGCTCAATTACCTGATCCACTCCTTCGATACGGATATCATGACGATCGATTACCGCGTCCGCGGATTTACCCGGAATATCTACGGCCACAAGCTGTTTATCGACCACGAGATCAGCTCGATCCAGAATTACATCCCGGAGGAAGTAAAAGAGCTGTACCAGATGATTGACGTCAATGTCTACCCGGAAAACATCTTTCATACCAAATGCAAGCTGCGAGCGTTCGACTTAAACAACTATCTGTTCGGCCGCACAAAAGAAGAGCTCAGTCCGGAGCGGCAGGAGGAAATCACCCGGCGCTTGGTCACGGAAATGGATGAAATTTTTTACGGCAAAAACATGACGATGAGTGGAACAGGCGAGGCCCTGCGGGAGCTCATTTGA
- a CDS encoding XRE family transcriptional regulator — protein MEDFLDGYEKITIGDILKRHRERKNFSLLQLAEKAGVQEEMLRKWEQGDTGGLGIGALSAIAKVLGIPTQNLVEPYIEREENIESLRELLQETFSLSSQALLAKVVHKLLHSPSADRGQIAAHLYKLAGTLADNDTRITLYTSIIHFARETEDRQLLAKSKLQLYMLQRLDLRRLEETYKDGEEILHDLTYLTHEEASAHYFRMSLHAFALRKYETSIEWCQAGLARETADTELRARAYLGMINSYYYLGDMDAVERHLDQFESFSHDFVQDAAMMTRASVKVQRKEYDEAIPLLTKLLHQLGQEYKIHALNDLLEVYLHTGDLGKIAFYLQKEAELLPRHPKTPYKFLSLGIYYRQKAAYQTQIGLIDESMESYVNSLRAYGAINAQEEIISCMNEIFSFLAKNSISMDLKYVVKLNEVHSNIRIIDGLKKKLHDLVKQKGFGDPSVVELSQQLDNYIVLAQRIK, from the coding sequence ATGGAGGACTTTCTTGACGGATATGAGAAGATCACCATCGGAGACATCCTGAAGCGACATCGTGAACGGAAAAATTTCTCACTCCTTCAACTGGCGGAAAAAGCCGGGGTGCAGGAAGAGATGCTTCGCAAATGGGAGCAGGGGGATACAGGGGGACTGGGCATTGGAGCACTGAGCGCGATTGCCAAGGTTCTCGGCATTCCCACGCAAAATCTGGTGGAGCCTTACATAGAGAGGGAAGAAAATATCGAATCCTTGCGGGAGCTGCTGCAGGAAACCTTTTCCTTGTCGAGCCAGGCTTTGCTCGCTAAGGTCGTGCACAAGCTGCTTCACTCCCCGTCCGCCGATCGCGGGCAGATCGCCGCTCATCTGTACAAGCTGGCGGGAACGCTTGCCGACAATGATACAAGAATCACCCTGTATACTTCGATCATTCACTTCGCCCGGGAAACGGAGGATCGGCAACTGCTTGCCAAGAGCAAGCTGCAACTCTACATGCTCCAGCGGCTCGACCTCAGGCGGCTGGAGGAAACCTACAAAGACGGCGAAGAAATTCTTCATGATCTGACTTATCTCACCCACGAAGAGGCCTCCGCGCATTACTTCAGAATGTCCCTGCATGCATTTGCCCTCCGAAAATACGAAACCTCCATAGAGTGGTGCCAGGCCGGGCTCGCCCGGGAGACGGCAGACACAGAACTGAGGGCCAGGGCTTATTTGGGCATGATCAACTCCTATTACTACCTCGGCGATATGGACGCCGTCGAGCGGCATCTGGATCAGTTCGAGAGCTTTTCGCATGATTTCGTCCAAGATGCCGCGATGATGACCCGGGCTTCTGTCAAAGTGCAGAGAAAGGAGTACGATGAGGCGATTCCTCTCTTGACAAAGCTGCTTCACCAGCTCGGTCAGGAATACAAGATTCATGCGCTCAACGATCTGTTGGAGGTCTATCTCCATACGGGAGACCTGGGAAAAATCGCTTTCTACCTGCAAAAAGAGGCGGAACTGCTGCCGCGGCATCCGAAAACCCCCTACAAATTCCTGTCGCTCGGCATCTACTATCGGCAAAAAGCTGCCTACCAAACGCAAATCGGGCTTATCGACGAAAGCATGGAAAGCTACGTCAACAGCCTGAGAGCCTATGGAGCGATCAATGCCCAGGAAGAAATCATCTCCTGCATGAATGAAATTTTCTCCTTTTTGGCGAAGAACTCCATTTCCATGGATCTCAAATATGTGGTCAAGCTGAATGAGGTACACAGCAACATCCGGATTATCGACGGACTGAAAAAAAAGCTACATGACCTGGTCAAACAGAAGGGGTTTGGCGACCCCTCCGTCGTCGAGCTCAGTCAGCAGCTGGATAATTACATCGTGTTGGCGCAGCGGATCAAATGA
- a CDS encoding amino acid ABC transporter substrate-binding protein yields the protein MKKMAALWMVCGLVFSLITGCSSASQGSDDKTLVVGIDDKFAPMGFRDEKNEIVGFDIDYARAAVEKMGYQVQFQPIDWNAKESELNSGRIDLIWNGYTITDERKKKVLFTKPYLKNAQVVAVLDKSEIQKLDDLSGKVIGLQAQSSAADALNASAIKEQVKSVSEFKDNVLALSDLKIGRVDAVVIDEVVIDYYSSKEPGTFRLLDESLAPEEYGVGVKQGNEKLLEALQKALDELNQDGTAAKISEKWFGEDKVLK from the coding sequence ATGAAAAAGATGGCAGCATTATGGATGGTATGCGGATTGGTCTTTTCTCTGATTACCGGCTGCTCCAGCGCCAGCCAGGGAAGTGACGATAAAACACTGGTGGTCGGCATCGACGACAAATTTGCACCGATGGGCTTCCGCGATGAAAAGAACGAGATCGTCGGCTTTGATATCGATTATGCCCGCGCGGCGGTAGAGAAGATGGGCTATCAAGTGCAGTTTCAGCCAATCGACTGGAACGCCAAAGAATCGGAGTTGAACAGCGGCCGCATCGATTTGATCTGGAACGGCTACACGATCACCGATGAGCGCAAGAAGAAAGTGCTGTTCACCAAGCCGTATCTGAAAAATGCGCAAGTGGTGGCGGTACTGGACAAATCCGAGATTCAAAAGCTGGATGATTTAAGCGGCAAGGTGATCGGCCTGCAGGCGCAGTCCTCCGCTGCTGATGCGCTGAATGCCAGCGCCATCAAGGAACAGGTCAAAAGCGTTTCCGAATTCAAAGACAATGTCCTGGCGTTGAGTGATCTGAAAATCGGCCGGGTGGATGCGGTTGTCATCGACGAGGTTGTCATCGACTACTACAGCTCCAAAGAACCGGGCACCTTCCGCCTGCTCGACGAGAGTCTCGCGCCCGAAGAGTACGGCGTCGGTGTGAAACAAGGAAACGAAAAGCTGCTGGAGGCGCTGCAAAAGGCTCTGGATGAATTGAACCAGGACGGCACGGCAGCCAAAATCTCGGAAAAGTGGTTTGGCGAAGATAAAGTATTGAAATAG
- a CDS encoding amino acid ABC transporter permease: MDIEYLLRITGPMLEGAQMTVLLFFIAIIASIPLGFALTLLANSKSKPLAWLAHTYIYVVRGTPLLLQLLFICFGLPILPVIGDYLVMDRFVAACLGFILNYAAYFAEIFRGGLLAIDKGQYEAAQVLGLNRWQTTTRVIVPQMIRVALPAIANESITLVKDTALLYAVAVPELLYFAQTAVNRDFTIVPFFIAGVIYLLMAFVLTMFFKWLERRFTFK, translated from the coding sequence ATGGACATCGAATATTTGCTCAGGATAACCGGTCCCATGCTGGAAGGGGCTCAGATGACGGTACTGCTGTTTTTTATCGCCATCATCGCCTCCATTCCGCTGGGCTTTGCACTTACCCTGCTGGCCAATAGCAAGAGCAAGCCTCTTGCCTGGCTGGCGCATACCTACATCTACGTCGTGAGAGGCACGCCGCTGCTCCTGCAGCTGCTCTTTATCTGCTTTGGTCTGCCGATTCTTCCCGTGATTGGCGATTACCTCGTGATGGATCGGTTTGTGGCCGCCTGTCTGGGCTTCATCCTGAATTACGCGGCTTACTTTGCCGAGATCTTCCGGGGCGGCTTGCTGGCCATCGACAAAGGTCAGTACGAGGCGGCGCAGGTGCTCGGACTGAACCGCTGGCAGACGACGACCCGCGTGATCGTGCCGCAGATGATTCGTGTGGCGCTTCCCGCCATTGCCAATGAATCGATCACACTGGTCAAGGATACCGCACTCCTCTATGCCGTCGCCGTTCCCGAACTGCTTTACTTCGCGCAGACAGCGGTCAACCGCGACTTTACGATCGTTCCTTTCTTTATCGCAGGCGTCATCTACCTGCTGATGGCGTTTGTCCTTACCATGTTCTTCAAATGGCTGGAACGACGGTTTACTTTTAAATAA
- a CDS encoding amino acid ABC transporter ATP-binding protein, translating into MAMIEVSNLKKSFGALDVLKNVSFQVEKGEVIAVIGPSGSGKSTMLRSLVHLEQVNGGSISVDGEYLVKDGVYSSQQGIKQVTAKMGMVFQHFHLFPHLTVRENLELAPRLVKGESREDSQKKGSELLQRVGLQDKADVYPANLSGGQKQRVAIARALMMNPAIMLFDEPTSALDPELTGEVLQVIKQLASEHMTMIVVTHEMGFAREVADRIIFMDHGEIVESGSPDQLFHQPRFERTRAFLQRSLK; encoded by the coding sequence ATGGCGATGATTGAAGTGTCCAATTTGAAAAAATCATTCGGCGCACTGGACGTGCTGAAAAATGTCAGCTTTCAGGTAGAAAAGGGGGAGGTCATCGCAGTAATCGGCCCCTCCGGCTCCGGGAAAAGCACGATGCTGCGAAGTCTGGTCCATCTGGAACAGGTGAACGGCGGCAGCATCAGCGTAGACGGGGAGTACCTGGTCAAAGACGGCGTCTACAGCAGCCAGCAGGGAATCAAGCAGGTCACTGCGAAAATGGGCATGGTGTTCCAGCACTTTCATCTCTTCCCGCATCTGACGGTCAGAGAAAATCTGGAGCTGGCCCCTCGGCTCGTCAAAGGGGAGTCCCGGGAAGACAGCCAGAAAAAAGGAAGTGAGCTGTTGCAAAGGGTAGGTTTGCAAGACAAGGCGGATGTGTATCCGGCCAATCTCTCCGGCGGTCAAAAGCAGCGGGTGGCAATTGCCAGGGCGCTGATGATGAATCCGGCGATCATGCTGTTCGACGAGCCCACATCCGCTCTCGACCCGGAGCTGACTGGAGAGGTCCTGCAGGTGATCAAGCAGTTGGCCAGCGAACATATGACGATGATCGTCGTGACCCATGAAATGGGCTTTGCGCGCGAGGTGGCCGATCGGATCATCTTCATGGACCATGGGGAAATCGTCGAGTCCGGCAGTCCCGATCAGCTGTTCCATCAGCCTCGCTTCGAGAGGACCAGGGCCTTCTTGCAGCGGTCATTGAAATAG
- a CDS encoding MCP four helix bundle domain-containing protein codes for MKYKTKLLLGFGTLLVVMIILLGTIFNVLTKLNDNMNEIVLDRYEKLKAVSDMQSQVNNLSRLLAGIVLDEKWETIQADKLQIEKSIGEASATMAFLQQRIQFDKARELLAQVAIRYEKYVQLSRDVIEKVEAGEKAEAVLIVGRDLNMQKDALFLSLEEIQEFQESLLDEAYDRSLEEYAYTKSLTLYFIFFCILVGVAVTLWVIHGISQKLTGITSIISTVVSRSAEKFPRIPVTSQDEIGDIGKAFNKMAATLEEHSRQEKEYNRAMQEH; via the coding sequence ATGAAATATAAAACGAAGTTATTGCTTGGATTTGGCACCTTGCTGGTCGTCATGATCATCCTTCTTGGCACGATATTCAATGTACTGACCAAGCTGAATGATAACATGAACGAAATCGTGCTTGACCGGTATGAGAAGCTGAAAGCTGTCAGCGACATGCAAAGCCAGGTCAACAATCTCAGCCGGTTGCTGGCCGGCATCGTTCTAGATGAAAAGTGGGAGACCATCCAGGCGGACAAACTGCAGATCGAAAAGAGCATCGGGGAGGCTTCTGCTACGATGGCCTTCCTGCAGCAGCGGATTCAGTTCGACAAAGCGAGAGAGCTTCTGGCCCAAGTGGCGATCAGGTACGAGAAGTACGTGCAGCTGTCCAGGGACGTGATCGAAAAGGTGGAAGCGGGCGAGAAAGCAGAAGCAGTCCTGATCGTCGGCCGCGACTTGAACATGCAAAAGGATGCCCTGTTTCTGAGCCTGGAGGAGATCCAGGAATTCCAGGAATCGCTGCTGGATGAGGCTTATGATCGATCGCTCGAGGAATATGCGTATACGAAAAGCCTCACCTTGTATTTCATCTTTTTCTGCATCTTGGTAGGAGTCGCCGTGACGCTGTGGGTGATTCATGGCATCAGCCAGAAGCTGACGGGCATCACGTCGATCATCTCCACGGTCGTCTCCCGCTCGGCGGAAAAGTTCCCCCGGATTCCGGTCACCAGTCAAGACGAGATCGGCGATATCGGTAAAGCGTTCAACAAAATGGCGGCTACGCTGGAGGAGCACTCCAGGCAGGAAAAGGAATACAATCGGGCGATGCAGGAGCACTGA
- a CDS encoding sensor histidine kinase: protein MTSGKNLLNLINDILDLTRIESGKMTVHRSDVSLREIGVNAERSFRPLAVQKQLEFIVDVSDDVPDTVWADEQRLQQIITNLLANAFKFTSEGGVYLNMSVEPLDGVPHIAIAVRDTEIGIPPEKQEIIFEAFQQADGTTSRKRKSKSPCC from the coding sequence TTGACTTCCGGCAAAAATCTGCTCAATCTGATCAACGACATCCTCGATTTGACCCGCATCGAATCGGGCAAGATGACCGTCCACCGGAGCGATGTCTCGCTGCGAGAAATTGGCGTCAATGCAGAGCGCAGCTTCCGTCCGCTCGCCGTACAGAAGCAACTGGAATTTATCGTAGACGTAAGCGACGATGTGCCGGACACGGTCTGGGCGGACGAGCAGCGCTTGCAGCAAATCATCACCAATCTATTGGCAAACGCTTTCAAATTCACCTCCGAGGGCGGCGTCTATTTGAACATGTCGGTGGAGCCGCTCGATGGCGTGCCGCATATCGCCATCGCCGTCAGGGATACGGAAATCGGCATTCCGCCGGAGAAACAGGAAATCATCTTCGAAGCCTTCCAACAGGCAGATGGCACGACCAGCCGCAAGAGAAAATCGAAATCGCCTTGTTGTTAG
- a CDS encoding CheR family methyltransferase: MEIALLLEGIYRQYGYDFRNYNYAAIRRRIWHRIRTEKVHTISALQEKVLHDPMMMDKLFGDFSINVTEMFRDPSFFRVFREKIVPELRDLPFIRIWHAGCSTGQEVFSMAILLHEEGLLSKTRLYATDMNEKVLKNAIKGSFPLQKMQQYTKNYLRAGGKRASSEYYQVKNGIVQFKPFLKENTVFAQHNLVTDRSFNEFHIIICRNVMIYFNQILQNHVHELFYESLCTNGFLGLGDKEGVVFTTHANCYEEVDRNEKLFRKLQ; this comes from the coding sequence ATCGAAATCGCCTTGTTGTTAGAGGGGATTTACCGTCAGTATGGATACGATTTTCGCAATTACAACTACGCCGCTATCAGGCGCAGGATATGGCATCGCATCCGGACGGAAAAGGTGCATACGATCTCTGCCCTGCAAGAGAAGGTGCTCCACGATCCGATGATGATGGACAAGCTGTTTGGCGATTTTTCTATCAACGTGACGGAAATGTTTCGCGACCCCTCATTTTTCCGGGTATTTCGGGAGAAAATCGTGCCTGAACTGCGCGATCTCCCGTTTATCCGCATATGGCATGCGGGCTGCTCCACCGGGCAGGAAGTGTTTTCGATGGCGATCCTGCTCCATGAGGAGGGGCTGCTCTCCAAAACCAGACTGTATGCGACAGATATGAATGAAAAGGTGCTGAAGAACGCGATCAAAGGCAGCTTTCCTCTGCAGAAAATGCAGCAGTATACCAAAAACTATTTGCGGGCCGGGGGGAAAAGAGCTTCTTCCGAATACTATCAGGTGAAGAATGGCATCGTCCAGTTCAAACCGTTTTTAAAAGAGAATACAGTATTCGCGCAGCATAATCTCGTCACCGACCGGTCTTTTAACGAATTCCACATTATCATCTGTCGGAATGTGATGATCTACTTTAATCAAATCCTTCAGAATCACGTACATGAATTGTTTTATGAAAGCCTTTGTACCAACGGTTTTCTCGGGCTTGGGGATAAGGAAGGAGTTGTTTTTACCACTCATGCAAATTGCTACGAAGAAGTTGACAGAAATGAAAAACTTTTCCGCAAATTGCAATGA
- a CDS encoding PAS domain S-box protein — protein MKNFSANCNDPSDNSLVVQSEDAWGTEKVHILLVDDRKENLLSLEAVLDSPEYHLVSVQSGEEALRCMLHQDFACVLLDVQMPGMNGFETAKLIKQREKSRHIPILFITAISKATEHVVEGYEAGAIDYIFKPFHPETLRLKVEGFIQLYRKQKQIEYQREMLRWRTLELMEAQKKHNDTLLELQKSEALSRTIVETSADTILTLDEERLILSANPVAETMFGYRPSEVVGKSIDVLLSMLCSDELLAADGIVETVAMRKDGSLFPVDVQIRRTMIHQKPVYVCSIRDITERKQLEIERKHHYQQLEKLVNERTQELMLSQELFQKIFHSSPCLIAIRSCEDHRYIDANKSWLAYTGYAYEEVKNLSEDRLLLARDPFQQERAIDLEDTIRNEKITYITKSGEVREGLLSTEKINIRGERCILSVVTDITERVYLEKEMARLDRLHLIGEMAAGIAHEIRNPMTTVRGFLQLEKNNEDSRHFQFVDIMIKELDRANTIITEFLTLAKNKTSDLKKQHLSQIIEQLLPLVQAEASLGGKNLLTKLNECPEVYLDAKEIRQLFLNLTLNGLEAMDSGGTLTVKTRMAGKEVVLEIADQGPGIEEELLDKIWTPFFTTKEEGTGLGLAVCYSIANRHHARIEVETSEKGTTFSVYFPIEIK, from the coding sequence ATGAAAAACTTTTCCGCAAATTGCAATGACCCTTCGGACAATTCACTCGTTGTGCAAAGCGAAGATGCTTGGGGAACGGAAAAGGTACATATACTGCTCGTCGATGATCGGAAGGAAAATTTACTCTCCCTGGAAGCGGTGCTGGATTCACCGGAATATCATCTCGTCTCGGTTCAATCCGGCGAAGAAGCCCTGCGCTGCATGCTCCATCAGGATTTCGCCTGCGTCCTCCTGGACGTGCAAATGCCGGGAATGAACGGCTTTGAAACTGCGAAGCTGATCAAACAGCGGGAGAAGTCGCGTCATATCCCGATCTTGTTTATCACGGCCATCAGCAAAGCGACGGAGCACGTCGTGGAGGGATATGAAGCGGGAGCGATTGATTATATCTTCAAGCCATTCCACCCGGAGACGCTGCGGCTCAAGGTAGAGGGGTTTATCCAGCTTTACCGGAAGCAGAAACAGATTGAATACCAGCGGGAGATGCTGCGCTGGCGGACGCTGGAGCTCATGGAGGCACAGAAAAAGCACAATGATACGCTCCTGGAGCTGCAAAAAAGCGAGGCGCTGTCGCGGACCATCGTAGAGACCTCGGCGGATACGATCCTGACACTGGATGAGGAGCGTCTGATCTTGTCGGCTAATCCGGTCGCGGAGACGATGTTTGGCTACCGGCCGTCGGAGGTGGTCGGCAAATCCATCGACGTGCTTTTGTCGATGCTCTGCTCCGATGAGCTGCTGGCGGCGGATGGGATCGTCGAGACGGTGGCCATGCGAAAAGACGGCAGTCTTTTCCCCGTCGATGTGCAGATCAGACGAACGATGATTCACCAGAAGCCGGTCTACGTCTGCTCGATCCGCGATATTACCGAGAGAAAGCAGCTGGAAATCGAGAGAAAGCATCATTATCAGCAGCTGGAAAAATTGGTGAACGAGCGGACGCAGGAATTGATGCTGTCACAGGAGCTGTTTCAGAAAATCTTTCACTCCAGCCCGTGTCTGATCGCGATCCGGTCTTGCGAGGATCACCGCTACATCGATGCCAACAAGAGCTGGCTGGCGTACACCGGGTACGCCTATGAAGAGGTGAAAAACCTGTCGGAGGACCGGCTTCTTCTGGCCCGGGATCCGTTTCAACAGGAGAGGGCCATCGATTTGGAGGATACGATCCGCAACGAAAAGATTACCTATATCACCAAATCGGGAGAGGTGCGCGAGGGACTGCTCTCCACAGAGAAGATCAACATCAGAGGCGAGAGGTGCATTCTCAGTGTGGTTACCGATATTACCGAACGCGTCTACCTGGAAAAAGAGATGGCGCGCCTGGACCGCCTCCATCTGATCGGCGAGATGGCAGCTGGCATCGCCCATGAAATCCGCAACCCGATGACGACCGTCAGGGGTTTTCTGCAACTGGAGAAAAACAACGAAGACAGCAGGCATTTTCAATTTGTTGATATCATGATCAAAGAGCTGGATCGGGCCAACACCATTATCACCGAGTTTCTCACGCTGGCCAAGAACAAAACCAGCGATCTGAAAAAACAGCACTTATCCCAGATTATCGAGCAATTATTGCCTCTCGTTCAAGCAGAGGCCTCACTCGGCGGAAAAAACCTGTTGACGAAGCTAAACGAATGCCCCGAGGTCTATCTCGACGCCAAAGAGATTCGCCAGCTATTCCTCAACCTGACGCTAAACGGACTGGAAGCGATGGACAGCGGCGGTACGCTCACGGTCAAGACCAGAATGGCGGGAAAAGAGGTCGTCCTGGAGATTGCCGACCAGGGGCCGGGAATCGAGGAGGAGCTCCTGGATAAGATCTGGACTCCCTTTTTCACCACTAAGGAAGAGGGGACCGGCCTCGGACTCGCTGTCTGCTACAGCATTGCGAATCGGCATCACGCGCGCATCGAAGTCGAAACCAGCGAGAAGGGCACCACGTTTTCCGTCTATTTTCCGATAGAAATTAAGTAG
- a CDS encoding helix-turn-helix domain-containing protein, producing MNDALTHRQLQSLIEVSNVLNSSLDIDTIIDSIMHVTVSVIDAADGGVLFLYDRDQGYLIAKSTTGFDPKILEQVRLRPGESMTGLAFSARQCLIFEDPEEVERTTATLTPDNLRMMLTSVPTPPQSAICAPIMSKGECIGVITLDSFQPDSHFTQEDIRLLKAISHQAAVALEKAQLYREKQRAIRQLESLNYTITKQNEMLSRSVDIHGHLADLVLSGEGLSSIVRYLNEIFRCQTLLFDEVGELVELACHRSISENALTSIKQIAVAPVDAAKNCSVVEVDGSSFHLVSLPLGSKPTQLGFMAVLSVEPMDEIDLSALEHACTVIALELVKAQAISETQQRLKGEFIEGLFSGKVDEALIQQARHLKLDPNRNYLAMIIQCRHHVEDMQRVNRRRKLMELVNRIFIERFPHSLVVSKQDQIIILLSFSTAKSTASYTRQLTDFAHQFHWEIADMGWGQDVKIALGRAKSGLIHVGKSAQEAQKGLQFLKSYSINKNVISYSELGVQRLLLQNSEEELLDFIQETIGPLLEYESHRKGDLLSTLLEYLERNQNGKETAEVLHIHTNTLNYRLKRIEEILSMDLTDSEQFLNLHLAVRLHQYLDANGFHR from the coding sequence ATGAATGATGCACTTACTCACCGCCAGCTTCAATCTTTAATTGAAGTTTCCAATGTATTGAACAGCTCTCTGGATATAGACACGATTATCGACTCCATTATGCATGTGACTGTTTCCGTCATCGATGCCGCTGATGGAGGTGTTCTGTTCCTCTATGATCGGGACCAAGGCTATTTGATAGCCAAATCGACGACAGGCTTTGATCCAAAAATTCTCGAGCAAGTCCGGCTCAGGCCGGGGGAATCGATGACCGGCCTTGCCTTTTCAGCTCGACAGTGTCTGATATTTGAAGATCCGGAGGAAGTAGAGAGGACAACGGCCACCCTTACTCCCGATAACCTGCGTATGATGCTAACCTCTGTTCCTACTCCCCCACAGTCTGCCATTTGCGCTCCAATTATGAGCAAAGGCGAATGCATCGGCGTCATTACGCTGGACTCGTTTCAACCCGATTCGCATTTTACTCAAGAGGATATCCGATTGCTGAAGGCGATTTCCCATCAGGCTGCCGTAGCCCTCGAAAAAGCGCAATTATACAGGGAAAAGCAGCGAGCCATCCGGCAATTGGAGTCGCTGAACTACACCATCACCAAGCAGAATGAAATGCTTTCCCGTTCGGTAGATATCCATGGCCATTTGGCCGATCTCGTACTCTCTGGAGAAGGATTGTCATCCATCGTCCGTTATCTGAATGAAATATTTCGATGTCAAACATTATTATTCGATGAAGTAGGGGAACTGGTAGAGTTGGCCTGCCATCGTTCTATCTCCGAGAATGCTTTAACCTCCATCAAGCAGATCGCTGTGGCGCCTGTCGACGCTGCAAAAAACTGTTCGGTTGTAGAGGTGGATGGATCGTCCTTTCACCTGGTCAGTTTACCCCTCGGTTCCAAACCGACCCAGCTTGGGTTCATGGCAGTCCTCTCTGTCGAACCGATGGATGAGATCGATCTCTCTGCCTTGGAGCACGCATGCACGGTCATTGCTCTCGAACTGGTAAAAGCCCAAGCCATCTCCGAGACACAGCAGCGTTTGAAGGGAGAATTCATTGAAGGTCTATTTTCCGGCAAGGTGGACGAAGCCCTCATCCAGCAGGCCCGTCACCTCAAACTGGATCCAAACCGGAATTATCTGGCCATGATCATTCAATGCAGACATCATGTTGAAGACATGCAAAGGGTGAATCGAAGACGGAAACTGATGGAGCTGGTCAACCGCATCTTCATTGAGAGATTTCCGCACAGTCTGGTAGTCAGCAAGCAAGATCAAATCATCATCCTGCTCTCCTTTTCGACGGCAAAATCCACTGCATCCTACACGCGGCAATTGACGGATTTCGCCCATCAATTTCACTGGGAAATCGCGGACATGGGCTGGGGGCAAGACGTGAAGATTGCCCTTGGAAGAGCCAAAAGCGGGTTAATTCATGTCGGCAAATCCGCTCAAGAGGCTCAAAAAGGCCTGCAGTTCCTAAAATCCTACTCCATCAACAAAAATGTCATTAGCTATTCCGAACTGGGTGTCCAACGGCTCTTATTGCAAAACTCGGAAGAAGAGCTTCTCGACTTTATTCAAGAAACCATCGGTCCCTTGCTGGAGTATGAAAGCCACCGAAAAGGAGATTTGCTTTCCACGCTTCTTGAGTATCTGGAGCGGAATCAGAATGGGAAAGAAACCGCAGAAGTGCTGCATATCCACACCAATACGCTCAATTACCGGCTCAAGCGCATTGAAGAGATTCTCTCCATGGACCTGACGGACTCCGAGCAATTTTTGAATCTGCATTTGGCTGTCCGATTGCATCAATATCTGGATGCAAATGGCTTTCATCGTTAA